In one Corallococcus sp. EGB genomic region, the following are encoded:
- a CDS encoding peptidase M3, which yields MDRPLLSVRSRLDDFLAELATLQYRYGAGLAPDLPVARLYASFPELSSPETFAAANEALARAQGKDAPDPVALRRLRLVRELIATQVEESLALPAADAVVALEARSHIPADDTTLSLAQALSQLPREPSRSRRALLERGAGNFLWENRGPYGDRRDAALQAAEVLGFPSYPALRQDVTGIDAGKLAEAAEETLRRTEDAYRDVLAYVLRKLEPNLRPLPGGEARRHDVQHALRAPWMDAHFRREDTVPAVMRWLSDWGLHPHAGGRIRLDDEARPGKASRPFVAAVRVPDEIRLVLQPRSGMDALGDLLHELGHAWHLAHVDADAPMELRRLGDASVTEAYAATFERLLLSPPWLKRYLGLPSGTTKDVVRLAAFQALAVLRRHCAKLSYELSLTTKGSSADRADEYADGQRRALFAQPHPGFFLHDVDSQLYVTRYLRAWALETRLTAHLLERFNEDFWRNPAAFTWLKGLFARGGAADAEGLATEVSGTPLALPEAGARLVAILNQ from the coding sequence ATGGACCGCCCCCTGCTCTCCGTCCGGTCGCGGCTGGATGACTTCCTCGCCGAGCTGGCCACCCTCCAGTACCGCTACGGCGCCGGACTCGCCCCGGACCTCCCCGTCGCGCGCCTGTACGCATCCTTCCCGGAGCTGTCCTCGCCGGAGACCTTCGCCGCCGCCAACGAGGCGCTCGCCCGCGCGCAGGGCAAGGACGCCCCCGACCCCGTCGCCCTGCGCCGCCTCCGGCTGGTGCGCGAGCTCATCGCCACCCAGGTGGAGGAGTCGCTCGCCCTGCCCGCGGCGGACGCCGTCGTCGCGCTGGAGGCCCGCTCCCACATCCCCGCGGACGACACGACGCTGTCGCTGGCCCAGGCCCTGTCCCAGCTTCCGCGCGAGCCCAGCCGCTCCCGCCGCGCCCTGCTGGAACGCGGCGCCGGCAACTTCCTCTGGGAGAACCGGGGCCCCTACGGAGACCGGCGCGACGCCGCCCTCCAGGCCGCGGAGGTGCTGGGCTTCCCGAGCTACCCCGCCCTGCGCCAGGACGTCACCGGCATCGACGCGGGCAAGCTGGCCGAGGCCGCCGAAGAGACCCTCCGGCGCACCGAGGACGCCTACCGCGACGTGCTGGCCTACGTGCTGCGCAAGCTGGAGCCCAACCTGCGCCCCCTGCCCGGCGGCGAGGCACGGCGCCACGATGTGCAGCATGCCCTGCGCGCCCCGTGGATGGACGCGCACTTCCGCCGCGAGGACACCGTCCCCGCCGTGATGCGCTGGCTGTCCGACTGGGGGCTCCATCCCCACGCCGGCGGCCGCATCCGCCTGGACGACGAGGCCCGCCCCGGCAAGGCGTCACGCCCCTTCGTCGCCGCCGTGCGCGTGCCGGACGAGATCCGCCTGGTGCTCCAGCCCAGGAGCGGCATGGACGCGCTGGGCGACCTGCTCCACGAGTTGGGCCACGCGTGGCACCTGGCCCACGTGGACGCGGACGCCCCCATGGAGCTGCGCCGCCTGGGCGACGCCTCCGTGACGGAAGCGTACGCCGCCACCTTCGAGCGGCTGCTGCTGTCCCCGCCCTGGCTCAAGCGCTACCTGGGCCTGCCGTCCGGCACGACGAAGGACGTCGTGCGCCTGGCCGCGTTCCAGGCCCTGGCCGTGCTGCGCCGCCACTGCGCGAAGCTGTCCTACGAGCTGTCCCTCACCACGAAGGGCTCCTCCGCCGACCGCGCGGACGAGTACGCCGACGGCCAGCGCCGCGCCCTCTTCGCGCAGCCGCACCCGGGCTTCTTCCTGCATGACGTGGATTCGCAGCTCTATGTCACCCGCTACCTGCGGGCCTGGGCCCTGGAGACCCGGCTCACCGCGCACCTGCTGGAGCGGTTCAACGAGGACTTCTGGCGCAACCCCGCCGCCTTCACCTGGCTCAAGGGGCTCTTCGCGCGGGGCGGCGCCGCCGACGCGGAAGGACTGGCCACGGAGGTCTCGGGCACGCCGCTGGCGCTGCCCGAGGCGGGAGCACGCCTCGTGGCCATCCTCAATCAGTAG
- a CDS encoding glutathione S-transferase family protein has translation MKLYGNPMSTCTRKVLIVLAEKGREAEFIHVDLQKHEQKSPAHLARQPFGVVPALEMDDGFMMYESRAIARFLDRTLPGTQLTPADPKAYALMEQFMGVEQSYFSGPAMKIVMERFFNTNNEENVAKGREGVKKPLQVIDAELAKRPFLAGNDFSLAEVCWAPYMEYLFIVGEKDLVAPYKNVMAWWDRVSNRPSVKKAHGR, from the coding sequence ATGAAGCTCTATGGCAACCCGATGAGCACGTGTACCCGCAAGGTCCTCATCGTCCTGGCGGAGAAGGGCCGCGAGGCCGAGTTCATCCACGTCGACCTGCAGAAGCACGAGCAGAAGTCGCCCGCGCACCTGGCGCGCCAGCCCTTCGGCGTGGTGCCCGCGCTGGAAATGGACGACGGCTTCATGATGTACGAGTCGCGCGCCATCGCCCGCTTCCTGGACCGCACCCTGCCGGGCACCCAGCTGACGCCCGCGGACCCCAAGGCCTACGCGCTGATGGAGCAGTTCATGGGCGTGGAGCAGTCCTACTTCTCCGGCCCGGCGATGAAGATCGTCATGGAGCGCTTCTTCAACACCAACAACGAAGAGAACGTCGCCAAGGGCCGCGAGGGCGTGAAGAAGCCCCTGCAGGTCATCGACGCGGAGCTGGCGAAGCGGCCGTTCCTCGCGGGCAATGACTTCTCGCTCGCGGAGGTCTGCTGGGCGCCGTACATGGAGTACCTCTTCATCGTGGGGGAGAAGGACCTCGTGGCCCCGTACAAGAACGTGATGGCCTGGTGGGACCGCGTGTCCAACCGCCCGTCCGTGAAGAAGGCCCACGGCCGCTAG
- a CDS encoding acyl-CoA dehydrogenase family protein, whose amino-acid sequence MPRADITDLFLIDDLLSAEEKAARDAVARFVDAEVLPIIGKHFRDGTFPAHLIPGLAELGVLGANLQGYGCAGMNTVSYGLVLQELERGDSGLRSFASVQGSLCMFPIHAYGSEEQKTRFLPAMAKGQLIGCFGLTEPDFGSNPGGMRARARKDGDSWVLNGTKAWITNGSIADVAVVWAKTDDGGPESVRGFLVEKGMPGFSAREIPGKFSLRASRTSELSFQDVRVPDRNVLPGVVGLRGPLSCLNNARAGIAFAVTGAAIACFEGAREYALARTQFDGKSIAGYQLTQEKLADMLQEIVKAQLLSLRLARLKDEGRSNPVMVSLAKRNNVKSALDIARVARSIYGANGITDDYPPVRHMLNLESVFTYEGTHEVHTLVLGKAITGIDAFG is encoded by the coding sequence ATGCCCCGCGCCGACATCACCGACCTGTTCCTTATCGACGACCTGCTGTCCGCCGAGGAGAAGGCCGCCCGCGACGCGGTGGCCCGCTTCGTGGACGCGGAGGTGCTGCCCATCATCGGGAAGCACTTCCGTGACGGCACCTTCCCCGCGCACCTCATCCCGGGCCTGGCGGAGCTGGGCGTGCTGGGCGCGAACCTCCAGGGTTACGGCTGCGCGGGCATGAACACCGTCAGCTATGGCCTGGTGCTACAGGAGCTGGAGCGCGGCGACTCGGGCCTGCGCAGCTTCGCGTCCGTGCAGGGCTCGCTGTGCATGTTCCCCATCCACGCCTACGGCAGCGAGGAGCAGAAGACACGCTTCCTGCCGGCCATGGCGAAGGGACAGCTCATCGGCTGCTTCGGCCTCACCGAGCCGGACTTCGGCTCCAACCCCGGCGGCATGCGCGCCCGCGCCCGGAAGGACGGTGACAGCTGGGTGCTCAACGGCACCAAGGCGTGGATCACCAACGGCTCCATCGCGGACGTCGCGGTGGTGTGGGCGAAGACGGACGACGGCGGCCCGGAGTCCGTGCGCGGCTTCCTGGTGGAGAAGGGGATGCCCGGCTTCAGCGCGCGTGAGATTCCCGGCAAGTTCTCCCTGCGCGCCTCGCGCACCAGCGAGCTGTCGTTCCAGGACGTGCGCGTGCCGGACCGCAACGTGCTGCCCGGCGTGGTGGGCCTCCGGGGGCCGCTGTCGTGCCTCAACAACGCCCGCGCGGGCATCGCGTTCGCGGTGACGGGCGCGGCCATCGCCTGCTTCGAGGGCGCGCGCGAATACGCGCTGGCCCGCACGCAGTTCGACGGCAAGTCCATCGCCGGCTACCAGCTCACGCAGGAGAAGCTGGCGGACATGCTCCAGGAGATCGTCAAGGCGCAGCTGCTCAGCCTGCGGCTCGCGCGCCTCAAGGACGAAGGCAGGAGCAACCCCGTCATGGTGAGCCTGGCCAAGCGCAACAACGTGAAGAGCGCGCTCGACATCGCCCGGGTGGCCCGGAGCATCTACGGCGCCAATGGCATCACGGACGACTACCCGCCCGTGCGCCACATGCTGAACCTGGAATCGGTCTTCACCTACGAGGGCACCCACGAGGTGCACACGCTGGTGCTGGGCAAGGCCATCACCGGCATCGACGCGTTCGGCTGA
- a CDS encoding RluA family pseudouridine synthase codes for MKRRTFRAGGAHVGRGLVEAVAAELALPVADVRRLVDVGAVYVAGRRARDGAVKLQPAQVVTVVLEEAGQSPLEAEQPAAPLRVLFEDADVIAVDKPAGLNAQPTEGRVGGSLVDLVSDHLGRQAGLVHRLDRETSGVTVFGKTAAATSALAEAFREGTARKRYLAATGPGLPAGGTVDLPLSKDPSRPGRWRATRAANGVPAWTDYRTLFAGEAFSLVELLPRTGRTHQLRAHLTALGRPILGDARYGGAASAGSLKAPRCLLHAHALELGHPRTGRPLRLEAPVPDDLRAFFEAAGGRIPEGPIVAVEAP; via the coding sequence ATGAAGCGCCGGACCTTCCGTGCGGGGGGGGCACACGTGGGGCGCGGGCTGGTGGAGGCGGTGGCCGCGGAGCTGGCGCTGCCGGTGGCGGATGTGCGGCGGCTGGTGGACGTGGGGGCCGTGTACGTGGCGGGGCGGCGCGCGCGGGACGGCGCCGTGAAGCTCCAGCCCGCGCAGGTGGTGACGGTGGTGCTGGAGGAGGCGGGGCAGAGTCCGCTGGAGGCAGAGCAGCCGGCGGCGCCCTTGCGCGTGCTGTTCGAGGACGCGGACGTCATCGCGGTGGACAAGCCCGCGGGCCTGAACGCGCAGCCCACGGAGGGGCGCGTGGGCGGAAGCCTGGTGGACCTGGTGAGCGACCACCTGGGCCGGCAGGCGGGGCTGGTGCACCGGTTGGACCGGGAGACCTCCGGGGTGACGGTGTTCGGCAAGACGGCCGCCGCCACCTCCGCGCTGGCGGAGGCGTTCCGGGAGGGCACCGCGCGCAAGCGGTACCTCGCGGCGACGGGGCCGGGACTTCCGGCGGGCGGGACGGTGGACCTGCCCCTGTCGAAGGACCCCTCGCGGCCGGGACGCTGGCGGGCGACCCGCGCGGCCAATGGCGTGCCTGCGTGGACGGATTATCGGACGCTGTTCGCGGGGGAGGCGTTCAGCCTGGTGGAGCTGCTGCCCCGCACGGGGCGCACGCACCAGCTGCGGGCGCACCTGACGGCGCTGGGGAGGCCCATCCTGGGGGATGCGCGCTATGGCGGCGCGGCGAGCGCCGGGAGCTTGAAGGCGCCGCGCTGCCTGCTGCACGCGCACGCGCTGGAGCTGGGCCATCCGCGCACGGGCCGGCCGCTGCGGCTGGAGGCGCCGGTGCCGGACGATTTGCGGGCGTTCTTCGAGGCGGCGGGGGGGCGCATCCCCGAGGGGCCCATCGTGGCCGTGGAGGCGCCCTGA
- a CDS encoding DUF2058 family protein, with protein MQNLRDKLLKAGLVSEEQAKKSDATPTPPRRQEDHRGSAPRAPAPRGRDENRTAGGPPRRDDRGGPPRREGGGGPPRGAGGPPRQGAGGPPRQGGGFRSGPQGGFGGGARPGAPTEKPIPKLPPMPGSKAYQRAESKKQVELDRALRELVLGAQVAQEPGETAFYFMTRKGKLRRMELSPTQAKQLEDGELGVVERPEPAQIEHSLVPASVAEQMYALSAKAVRFLNRKENPVGFMNDEELKAQQAAEASGTAVETPDEPEASAEGADEGDASSEAAASEPSSEPSGEGGPQS; from the coding sequence ATGCAGAACCTGCGAGACAAGTTGTTGAAAGCGGGCCTCGTCTCCGAGGAGCAGGCCAAGAAGTCCGACGCCACGCCCACGCCGCCACGGCGCCAGGAGGACCACCGGGGGAGCGCCCCACGCGCCCCGGCCCCCCGTGGACGTGATGAGAATCGGACAGCCGGAGGCCCGCCGCGCCGCGACGACCGCGGAGGTCCGCCGCGCCGCGAGGGCGGTGGCGGTCCGCCGCGCGGCGCCGGGGGTCCCCCGCGTCAGGGAGCGGGCGGTCCGCCGCGCCAGGGCGGAGGCTTCCGGAGTGGCCCGCAGGGCGGCTTCGGTGGCGGCGCGCGTCCGGGCGCTCCCACGGAGAAGCCCATTCCCAAGCTGCCGCCCATGCCGGGCTCCAAGGCCTACCAGCGCGCCGAGTCCAAGAAGCAGGTGGAGCTGGACCGCGCCCTGCGCGAGCTGGTGCTCGGCGCCCAGGTGGCGCAGGAGCCGGGCGAGACGGCGTTCTACTTCATGACGCGCAAGGGAAAGCTGCGCCGGATGGAGCTGAGCCCCACGCAGGCCAAGCAGCTGGAGGACGGCGAACTGGGCGTGGTCGAGCGTCCGGAGCCCGCGCAGATCGAGCACTCGCTGGTGCCCGCCTCCGTGGCCGAGCAGATGTACGCGCTGTCCGCCAAGGCCGTGCGCTTCCTCAACCGCAAGGAGAACCCCGTCGGCTTCATGAACGACGAGGAGCTCAAGGCCCAGCAGGCCGCAGAGGCCTCCGGCACCGCGGTCGAGACGCCCGACGAGCCCGAGGCCTCCGCGGAGGGCGCCGACGAGGGTGACGCGTCCTCCGAGGCCGCGGCATCCGAGCCGTCGTCCGAGCCGTCGGGCGAAGGCGGCCCCCAGTCCTGA
- a CDS encoding methyl-accepting chemotaxis protein — translation MTLSLAARLTAALTAVVIALTLLTVTLMGLSLRSRVESEMASALTRDATRWQALKDQELRVLAELGHVAVANPAFARAFSRERAETAALLNEQRAVLDVDLLVLVGVDGSVIASTGERELPGIAKVVRNEGQVLLPARGAPLLAVAQPVQVNGAPVGSLVVGTQLGAPDLGRLSVGSEQLESLLHVGPRMVAESLHVAQAPALLAASQGTADGAEVDVGGVSLHVARVAVGEGLELVLARGAQAEWARMRATLLAVLGLGLLVALVAGGGVFLLVRRMMAPLGALAAAAARVVAEGDFSGTLNIHSQGEIGQLASSFQEMMARLRSVLVALKNSAQELEATALELANSASDQNLAVTRQAAALHQTQIAARHLQESSRAAAQRATGVLRDAEKAGAVGQAGESAVAGSVGGLTHIRSQVERISNTVSELRQHTRQVGDITGTVKDLADQSNVLALNAAIEAARSGEAGRAFAVVARQMRSLADQSATATARVQSILGDIGRAISEAVQTSEGGTREVEGGLEQARAAGESLRALALVIQNNSVSVKSIADMVSQQDAGIAELFAALSDLTRLADETVERVATSAVAAARLTTASHEVSNIVGQYRL, via the coding sequence ATGACGCTCAGCCTTGCCGCGCGCCTGACCGCGGCCCTCACCGCCGTTGTAATCGCCCTCACGCTGCTGACCGTGACGCTCATGGGGCTGTCGCTGCGCTCGCGCGTGGAGTCAGAGATGGCCTCCGCGCTGACGCGGGACGCGACCCGCTGGCAGGCGCTGAAGGACCAGGAGCTGCGGGTGCTGGCGGAGCTGGGGCACGTGGCGGTGGCCAACCCCGCGTTCGCGCGGGCCTTCTCGCGGGAGCGCGCGGAGACCGCCGCGCTGCTGAATGAACAGCGCGCGGTGCTGGACGTGGACCTGCTGGTGCTGGTGGGTGTGGACGGTTCGGTGATCGCGTCCACGGGCGAGAGGGAGCTGCCGGGCATCGCGAAGGTGGTGCGCAATGAGGGGCAGGTGCTGCTGCCGGCCAGGGGCGCGCCGCTGCTCGCGGTGGCGCAGCCGGTCCAGGTCAACGGCGCGCCGGTGGGCTCCCTGGTGGTGGGCACGCAGCTGGGCGCGCCGGACCTGGGGCGCTTGAGCGTGGGCAGCGAGCAGCTGGAGTCGCTGCTGCACGTGGGGCCCCGGATGGTGGCGGAGTCGCTGCACGTGGCCCAGGCCCCGGCGCTGCTGGCGGCGAGCCAGGGCACGGCGGACGGCGCCGAGGTGGACGTGGGCGGCGTGTCGCTGCACGTGGCGCGGGTGGCGGTGGGGGAGGGGCTGGAGCTGGTGCTGGCGCGCGGCGCCCAGGCGGAGTGGGCGCGGATGCGGGCCACGCTGCTGGCGGTGCTGGGGCTGGGGCTGCTGGTGGCGCTGGTGGCGGGCGGAGGCGTGTTCCTGCTGGTGCGGCGGATGATGGCGCCCCTGGGCGCGCTGGCGGCGGCGGCGGCGCGGGTGGTGGCGGAAGGGGACTTCAGCGGCACCCTGAACATCCACTCCCAGGGGGAAATCGGGCAGCTGGCCTCCTCCTTCCAGGAGATGATGGCGCGGCTGCGCTCGGTGCTGGTGGCGCTCAAGAACTCCGCGCAGGAGCTGGAGGCGACGGCGCTGGAGCTGGCGAACTCCGCGTCCGACCAGAACCTGGCGGTGACGCGGCAGGCGGCGGCGCTGCACCAGACGCAGATCGCCGCGCGGCACCTCCAGGAGAGCTCGCGGGCGGCGGCGCAGCGGGCCACGGGCGTGCTGCGTGACGCGGAGAAGGCGGGCGCGGTGGGGCAGGCGGGCGAGTCCGCGGTGGCGGGCAGCGTGGGCGGCCTCACGCACATCCGTTCGCAGGTGGAGCGCATCTCCAACACGGTGTCGGAGCTGCGGCAGCACACGCGGCAGGTGGGCGACATCACCGGCACGGTGAAGGACCTGGCGGATCAATCCAACGTGCTGGCGTTGAACGCGGCCATCGAGGCGGCGCGCAGCGGCGAGGCGGGCCGGGCGTTCGCGGTGGTGGCGCGGCAGATGCGCTCGCTGGCGGACCAGTCCGCGACCGCCACGGCGCGCGTGCAGTCCATCCTGGGGGACATCGGCCGGGCCATCTCCGAGGCGGTGCAGACCAGCGAGGGCGGCACGCGCGAGGTGGAGGGCGGCCTGGAGCAGGCGCGCGCGGCGGGAGAGAGCCTGCGCGCGCTGGCCCTGGTCATCCAGAACAACAGCGTGTCCGTGAAGAGCATCGCGGACATGGTGAGCCAGCAGGACGCCGGCATCGCGGAGCTGTTCGCCGCGCTGAGCGACCTGACCCGGCTGGCGGACGAGACGGTGGAGCGCGTGGCCACCAGCGCCGTGGCCGCCGCGCGCCTCACCACCGCGTCCCACGAGGTCAGCAACATCGTGGGGCAGTACCGCCTGTGA
- a CDS encoding SDR family NAD(P)-dependent oxidoreductase: MANETTKTVVVTGASRGIGRAVSLAFAREGYDVWALARSAESLEALRKEGGERIRALTVDVADESALLAACRTVLAAGTPRVLVNNAGITVSAPLTKTSTADLAKVMAVNVTAPFLLCRELMPAIASAGGGRVINIGSITATRGAKYTSAYCASKHALLGLTRALSVEYARKNVTVNIVNPGWVETDMFAGATAAITKTTGRSEEQAREALAAMSAMGRIIQPEEVAAMCLFLASDAAAPITGAAYAIDGGEAA, translated from the coding sequence ATGGCGAACGAGACGACGAAGACAGTGGTGGTCACAGGCGCGAGCCGCGGCATCGGCCGCGCGGTGTCCCTGGCATTCGCGCGCGAGGGCTATGACGTCTGGGCGCTGGCGCGCTCGGCGGAGTCGCTGGAGGCGCTGCGCAAGGAGGGCGGCGAGCGCATCCGCGCGCTGACGGTGGACGTGGCGGACGAGTCCGCGCTGCTCGCGGCGTGCAGGACCGTGCTGGCGGCGGGGACGCCCCGCGTGCTGGTGAACAACGCGGGCATCACCGTGTCCGCGCCGCTGACGAAGACCTCCACGGCGGATCTGGCGAAGGTGATGGCCGTGAACGTGACGGCGCCCTTCCTCTTGTGCCGTGAGCTGATGCCGGCCATAGCGTCCGCGGGCGGCGGGCGCGTCATCAACATCGGGTCCATCACCGCGACGCGCGGGGCGAAGTACACGTCCGCGTACTGCGCATCCAAGCACGCGCTGCTGGGCCTGACGCGCGCGCTGTCGGTGGAGTACGCGCGCAAGAACGTCACCGTGAACATCGTGAACCCGGGCTGGGTGGAGACGGACATGTTCGCGGGCGCGACGGCCGCCATCACGAAGACGACGGGCCGCAGCGAGGAGCAGGCCCGCGAGGCCCTGGCCGCGATGAGCGCCATGGGCCGCATCATCCAGCCGGAGGAGGTGGCCGCGATGTGCCTCTTCCTCGCGTCGGACGCGGCGGCCCCCATCACCGGCGCGGCCTACGCCATCGACGGCGGTGAGGCGGCGTAG
- the galU gene encoding UTP--glucose-1-phosphate uridylyltransferase GalU — MSSTDTKAAKLIRKCVIPAAGLGTRFLPATKAVPKEMLPIVDTPTLQYIVEEAVAAGIEDVVVINGRGKSAIEDHFDIAFELETTMRARGKTADADKLRAIANLVRIISVRQKEPLGLGHAVLCARSVIGNEPFGVLLGDDMIDSPEDPGIGQLARVYQQHQKAVIALMEVPESETHMYGIAAGKDLGNGVIQIDHVVEKPKKGTAPSNLAVIGRYVLPPSIFPILEKQTTGVGGEIQLTDGLATLQKSEGLLGYKFQGQRYDAGDKVGYLKANIAYAMKRPDLRGGLLEYLREVVKTEKP; from the coding sequence ATGTCCTCCACCGACACGAAGGCAGCGAAGCTCATCCGCAAGTGCGTCATTCCTGCAGCCGGCCTGGGCACCCGTTTCCTCCCGGCCACCAAGGCCGTGCCGAAGGAGATGCTGCCCATCGTCGACACGCCCACCCTCCAGTACATCGTGGAGGAGGCCGTCGCCGCCGGCATCGAGGACGTCGTCGTCATCAACGGCCGCGGCAAGAGCGCCATCGAGGACCACTTCGACATCGCCTTCGAACTGGAGACCACGATGCGCGCCCGCGGCAAGACGGCGGACGCGGACAAGCTGCGCGCCATCGCGAACCTGGTGCGCATCATCAGCGTGCGCCAGAAGGAGCCGCTCGGCCTGGGCCACGCGGTGCTGTGCGCCAGGAGCGTCATCGGCAACGAGCCCTTCGGCGTCCTCCTGGGGGACGACATGATCGACTCGCCGGAGGATCCGGGCATCGGCCAGCTCGCCCGCGTCTACCAGCAGCACCAGAAGGCCGTCATCGCGCTGATGGAGGTCCCGGAGAGCGAGACGCACATGTACGGCATCGCCGCCGGCAAGGACCTGGGCAACGGCGTCATCCAGATCGACCACGTGGTGGAGAAGCCCAAGAAGGGCACCGCGCCGTCGAACCTGGCGGTGATTGGCCGCTACGTGCTGCCCCCGTCCATCTTCCCCATCCTGGAGAAGCAGACCACGGGCGTGGGCGGCGAAATCCAGCTCACGGACGGCCTGGCCACGCTCCAGAAGAGCGAAGGTCTGCTGGGCTACAAGTTCCAGGGCCAGCGCTACGACGCCGGTGACAAGGTGGGTTACCTCAAGGCGAACATCGCCTATGCGATGAAGCGCCCCGACCTGCGCGGAGGACTCCTCGAGTACCTGCGCGAGGTCGTCAAGACGGAGAAGCCGTGA